A genomic window from Phycisphaerae bacterium includes:
- a CDS encoding TetR/AcrR family transcriptional regulator has protein sequence MDQIPKETAKERIIRQAIELFRRTGFLATTVDQVCAAAGVSKGAFFHHFGSKEELAEACLSRWCSMLQEMEQEAPFCRHPDPLEKLKGAMEFHIGVFESPDVIKSCLAGTTVQEVSETHPRLREASNACFTAGRIRFAALIDGAAAACGKPVDSSSMAALWLATMQGALLLYKASNDSMVIRSTLSQVRDYIICQLSASDASKHVGEVSSSPDSEDSK, from the coding sequence ATGGACCAGATTCCCAAGGAAACTGCGAAGGAAAGGATCATCCGCCAGGCGATCGAGCTGTTTCGTCGGACCGGATTTCTCGCGACGACGGTGGATCAGGTCTGCGCGGCTGCCGGGGTGAGCAAGGGAGCGTTTTTTCACCACTTCGGCAGCAAGGAGGAGTTGGCGGAAGCCTGCCTGTCGCGTTGGTGTTCGATGCTCCAGGAAATGGAGCAGGAAGCGCCCTTCTGCAGACACCCGGATCCGCTGGAAAAGCTGAAAGGCGCGATGGAATTCCATATCGGGGTCTTTGAGTCGCCCGACGTCATCAAGTCGTGCCTCGCCGGAACGACCGTTCAAGAAGTCTCCGAGACTCACCCACGACTGCGCGAAGCGTCCAATGCGTGCTTTACAGCCGGCAGGATCCGTTTTGCCGCGTTGATCGACGGGGCTGCTGCGGCCTGTGGAAAGCCGGTCGATTCGTCATCGATGGCGGCGCTGTGGCTCGCGACGATGCAGGGGGCGCTTCTGCTTTACAAGGCCTCGAACGATTCTATGGTGATTCGGAGCACGCTGTCGCAGGTTCGCGATTACATCATTTGTCAATTGTCAGCGTCGGATGCGAGTAAGCATGTCGGCGAAGTCTCTTCATCCCCAGATAGCGAGGATTCAAAATGA
- a CDS encoding bifunctional N-acetylglucosamine-1-phosphate uridyltransferase/glucosamine-1-phosphate acetyltransferase, with translation MCPNVLIHMNNPQKSKIPQRQAAVIILAAGKSTRMKTELPKVMHELCGRPMLSYVFGACRSAGLDRFHVVVGFAKDAIIRHFSNEPGVTFVEQVEQKGTAHAVSMCADKLKGFVGDVIVIAGDMPMIRAETLSALLQCHRAAAAKASIATTFLDDPTGYGRIVRGSSGEFEKIVEHRDCTPQQLEIKEVNPSYYCFDAATLLSALPKVQPNNAKGEYYITDLLEIIRADGGTVLASTQVPAVDAVGINSRVDLAEVAKLMQRRIQNGWMEQGVTIVDPDSTWIDSRAQVGHDCEIKPFSYIEGNARIGARCIVGPYAYVGDGAIVEDDSIVGPGILSAIDTAATGRKSTSTISRRPTSVLRQPPIASERAGT, from the coding sequence ATGTGTCCGAATGTACTGATTCACATGAACAACCCGCAGAAAAGCAAGATTCCCCAGCGTCAGGCCGCTGTCATCATTCTCGCAGCCGGCAAGAGCACGCGGATGAAGACCGAGTTGCCGAAGGTCATGCACGAGCTATGCGGCAGACCGATGCTGTCGTATGTCTTCGGCGCCTGTCGGTCGGCCGGTCTCGACCGCTTTCACGTCGTGGTCGGCTTTGCGAAAGACGCGATCATCCGGCATTTCTCGAACGAGCCGGGCGTGACATTCGTCGAACAGGTTGAACAGAAAGGCACGGCGCACGCTGTCTCGATGTGTGCGGACAAGCTGAAGGGCTTCGTTGGGGATGTCATCGTTATTGCCGGCGACATGCCGATGATCCGAGCTGAAACACTCAGCGCCTTGCTTCAGTGTCATCGAGCCGCGGCCGCAAAGGCGTCGATCGCGACAACATTCCTCGACGATCCCACCGGCTACGGCCGAATCGTCCGCGGCAGTTCGGGCGAGTTCGAGAAAATCGTTGAGCATCGAGATTGCACGCCGCAGCAGCTCGAAATCAAGGAAGTGAATCCAAGCTACTACTGCTTTGACGCGGCCACCCTGCTTTCGGCTCTGCCGAAAGTGCAGCCGAACAACGCCAAGGGCGAGTATTACATCACTGATCTGCTCGAAATCATCCGAGCCGACGGCGGCACGGTCCTCGCTTCGACCCAGGTGCCGGCCGTCGATGCGGTCGGGATCAACTCCCGCGTCGATCTGGCTGAGGTCGCGAAACTGATGCAGCGGCGGATTCAAAACGGCTGGATGGAACAGGGCGTAACCATTGTCGATCCGGATTCCACATGGATCGACAGCCGAGCGCAAGTCGGTCACGACTGCGAGATCAAACCGTTCAGTTATATCGAGGGGAACGCCCGGATCGGCGCACGCTGCATCGTCGGACCTTACGCATATGTCGGCGATGGAGCCATCGTTGAAGACGATTCGATCGTGGGTCCCGGGATTCTCAGTGCGATCGACACGGCGGCGACCGGCCGCAAGTCGACCAGCACCATCAGCCGCAGGCCGACGTCGGTACTCCGTCAGCCGCCAATTGCGAGTGAACGAGCCGGCACGTGA
- a CDS encoding DinB family protein, which translates to MTVASLFLQEFEQESRTTHRFLERTPEDKLNWRPHEKSMTVGQLALHIAAAPGAIIEMAIQNDVAAPDFSRPAPQPASKAEIMAAFAMSVSAVKTSLPTISDAAMQETWRALRGDKVLFEMPRAAFVRSILLNHIYHHRGQFGVYLRLLGAQVPSSYGPSADETPGG; encoded by the coding sequence ATGACCGTGGCCAGTCTGTTTTTGCAGGAGTTTGAGCAGGAGAGCCGTACGACTCACAGATTCCTGGAGCGCACCCCTGAAGACAAGCTGAATTGGCGGCCGCATGAAAAGTCCATGACCGTCGGTCAGTTGGCGCTGCACATCGCGGCTGCGCCGGGCGCCATCATCGAGATGGCCATTCAGAATGACGTGGCCGCACCTGATTTCAGCCGGCCCGCGCCTCAGCCTGCAAGCAAGGCGGAGATCATGGCGGCTTTCGCGATGAGCGTTTCGGCGGTGAAGACGAGCCTCCCGACGATTTCCGATGCGGCCATGCAGGAAACATGGAGGGCGCTTCGCGGCGACAAGGTGCTGTTTGAAATGCCCCGCGCGGCGTTTGTTCGCAGCATTCTGCTCAATCACATCTACCATCATCGAGGTCAGTTCGGAGTCTATCTTCGATTGCTCGGCGCGCAGGTACCGTCGAGCTACGGCCCGAGCGCGGACGAGACGCCGGGCGGTTGA
- a CDS encoding dihydrofolate reductase yields MKIIIIVAMTADRVIGKDGRLPWHVPEDLKFFKRTTQGHAVIMGRKTYESMGRPLPRRRNIIITRHAGYRPKVAKSLTQSGDPAIAVLFSPDDEAARRSPDQTCLDVVRTVDDAVELCRRRSEETAFIIGGGQLYASTIDRADELFITTIEGDFPGDTFFPEWNPSDWVRTGPVEADFPAAVRYIRPRS; encoded by the coding sequence ATGAAGATCATCATTATCGTCGCCATGACTGCCGACCGAGTGATCGGCAAGGACGGCCGACTGCCCTGGCATGTTCCGGAGGATCTGAAGTTCTTCAAACGCACCACCCAAGGCCACGCAGTGATCATGGGACGCAAGACTTACGAATCAATGGGGCGCCCTCTGCCCCGCCGCCGAAACATCATCATCACACGACACGCTGGCTATCGGCCAAAGGTCGCGAAGTCACTCACACAGAGCGGCGATCCGGCCATCGCCGTGCTGTTCAGCCCCGACGATGAGGCCGCGCGGAGGTCTCCCGATCAAACGTGCCTCGATGTGGTCCGAACTGTCGACGACGCTGTCGAACTGTGCCGCCGACGAAGCGAGGAGACTGCCTTCATCATCGGTGGCGGCCAACTCTACGCCTCAACGATCGATCGGGCCGACGAACTGTTCATCACCACCATCGAAGGGGATTTCCCCGGTGACACCTTCTTTCCGGAGTGGAACCCGTCGGACTGGGTCCGAACTGGTCCGGTGGAGGCGGATTTTCCCGCGGCTGTCCGCTATATCCGGCCCCGCTCATGA